The DNA region agtgcaaagtgttgattggcacggatgattttgcCCTTTCAGTGATGGAGAACTGGAAATGCCTGATATATGCTGAAACAGTGAAACAATTTGATGAGGAATGGAAGGAAATGTGTGTCATGTGTAAGGACTTCCCAGATTTCATATCCTAcatttctactacatggttaaAGCACAAGGAGAAATTTGTGAGTGCGTGGACCAATTCTGTGttgcattttggaacaacaacgaGTAACAGGTACAATGCACACTTTATTGGTtgtgatatttttttcatttcataGTCTTGCTTTATTACCAGAAATTGATAGAGTATGATCTTTTGTATGCAGGGCTGAAAGTGCACACTCAACCTTGAATAGGATGCTGAAAGACGGCAGAGGTGACTTGTGCGCCTCGTGGGATGCAGTGGATAGGTTGACCACTGTACGACACAATGAAATCAAGGCATCATTTGAGCGCAGTATCAACCTTGTAGAACATCGTTTCAAGTCGTCCATGTATACAAATATCAGGGGATTTGTGTCCAGAAAGGCCATGCAACTCATGGAAGATGAACAGAACAGAGTGATGCGTGATGGTTGTGGATGCGCGTTCCAAGTTACCCATGGGCTTCCTTGTGCGTGTGCACTTCATAGTTATGATAGAATTCCGTATGAGGCAATCCATACTTTCTGGAAGATACTTGGTTGGGACCATGTACCCATTGGGAGTCAAGCCTCAAACCAAGGAGACCTCAAGTCAGAGATTGATGGCTTGACCGCTTATTTCAACATTTTGGATGTTGCGGGCCAAAGTATGCTAAGGAGGAAGGTAAATGAGCTCTATTGTCCTTCTAGTAGTTCACTGTGTCCTCCTCAAGTGAAGATAAAGCCCAAGCGCTCGTCCAAGGCTATGGAGAGTAAACCACCTAGTCAACAAAAACCATCCTTACAGCGTGATCCTTGTTATTGGGAACATGTTAACAATAGCCTCAAGCCAACACCTAACAAAGTCTCTTGTCCTCGAAACAAGAAGTCTAAGAAGAGCAAGCAGTCCTCCACCAGCATATACTTGGATGATTTGCCATCTTTCTTCCATCAATATATAGGAAAAGTCATAGATGTTATTGCAGATGGTAATTGTGGTTATAGATCAGTTGCTGCATTGTTCAGACCCGACATAGGTCAAGACGGTTGGCCTTTGATTAGGGAAGAGTTGCTTGTAGAACTCTCAGAGAATACCGCTTACTATAGCAACATATTTGGTTACGAGAGGGTTCAGTCtctacaaaatcgtctcatcctTCCGATTGGTACAATTGCAACTGAAGACAAATGGATGTCTCTACCGGAGATGGGGTACCTCATTGCTACGAGGTTTCAAGTTGTCTTCATCTCCATTTCACTAGACGGTTGTTACACTTATCTGCCATTGAGAGGAGGCGTCCCACCGGAAATACATCCCGTTATAGCAGTTGGTCACGTCACCAACCACTTTGTTCAGGTATAACTTTTGTTAAGTACCTTACACTCGCTTGTCACGTTAAATTAGTATACTTTGTACTCAGCCACTTTGTTCTTATCTAACTTTATTGCTATACTCTCAAATGTAGCTCAAGCTAAAGCCGGGACATCCTATGCCAACAATAGCTCCCCAATGGCCGTTTTTGGCCAAAGAACCCACCGACCAATGGATCTTCCCGTATGCGGCGCGTTTGGCTACATTTACGGCAGAATTGAATGCTTGGATTGATCCTACGGGTGGTCCTCAAGAGAATGTCTTTATAGACCTTGGAGAAGATTGAGACTAGGATTGATGTTTGTTAATTTGTATATATGACATATGTACCACTAATTAGAAGTAGTATTAAACTGTTTCTCATGTGCATTTTATCTGTTTCTGCCCTGCAATGTAGCTGGTTATGAGAATTTGTGATTCTGCCTGCATTGTTTCTGGTACTGTCATTTTAACTGGTTAAGCATATTTCGGAACTTTGGTTTCCGAAGTACTTCGGAACGCTAATGTCTGTATTATTAGAGTAAGGTAAAATGTCACCCCATTTGTTTTCACCATTCGGAAGGCTCTAGTCCGAAAACTATAGTTCGGAACTACGGAGTCTGAAATGTTTCGGAAGACTCCTTTCCATTTCCATGTCATATACTTAAATTTGGCACCCCCAAGTTTAAACAATCTTCGACATTAAGGTTTCCGAAAGTTTTCGGATTTATAGGATCTGAAATGTTGTAATTCTTCCCATGCTTCC from Lotus japonicus ecotype B-129 chromosome 2, LjGifu_v1.2 includes:
- the LOC130737055 gene encoding uncharacterized protein LOC130737055 codes for the protein MWWLKVMDGKHNHEPAKSLVGHPYVGRLTEEEKGLVGTMTSTWTPPRQILAALKENNPSNLTTITQVYSCNKRFKKKERGPLTEMQHLMKKLVEAKYVHFERQQADSSEIRDLFWAHPDAVRLFNTFPHVVIMDCTYKTNRYQIPLLEMVGLTSTGLTFSMAFCYIVREHTIDYVWALECMKSLFADDARLPQVIVTDRDLALLSAVKQCLPNLMENWKCLIYAETVKQFDEEWKEMCVMCKDFPDFISYISTTWLKHKEKFVSAWTNSVLHFGTTTSNRAESAHSTLNRMLKDGRGDLCASWDAVDRLTTVRHNEIKASFERSINLVEHRFKSSMYTNIRGFVSRKAMQLMEDEQNRVMRDGCGCAFQVTHGLPCACALHSYDRIPYEAIHTFWKILGWDHVPIGSQASNQGDLKSEIDGLTAYFNILDVAGQSMLRRKVNELYCPSSSSLCPPQVKIKPKRSSKAMESKPPSQQKPSLQRDPCYWEHVNNSLKPTPNKVSCPRNKKSKKSKQSSTSIYLDDLPSFFHQYIGKVIDVIADGNCGYRSVAALFRPDIGQDGWPLIREELLVELSENTAYYSNIFGYERVQSLQNRLILPIGTIATEDKWMSLPEMGYLIATRFQVVFISISLDGCYTYLPLRGGVPPEIHPVIAVGHVTNHFVQLKLKPGHPMPTIAPQWPFLAKEPTDQWIFPYAARLATFTAELNAWIDPTGGPQENLVMRICDSACIVSGTVILTG